A DNA window from Rossellomorea marisflavi contains the following coding sequences:
- a CDS encoding NCS2 family permease, with the protein MKNYFQFDQLGTNYKREFIGGLTTFLSMAYILIVNPLTLTLQSVPDLPDALRMDQGAVFVATALAAAVGSLVMGLLAKYPIALAPGMGLNAFFAYSVVLTMGIPWETALTGVLFSGLIFMVLTLSGIRETIINSIPAELKLAVGAGIGLFITFVGFQNSGIIVKDDAVLVGLGNLASGPTLLAVFGIIITVILMTRGVNGAIFIGMVVTAIVGMIVGLIDKPDAIVSAAPSLEPTFGAALGPIFNDPGTLFTLQMLTVILTFLFVDFFDTAGTLLAVANQAGLTKDNKLPRAGKALFADSCATVFGAILGTSTTTSYIESSAGVAAGARTGFASVVTGLLFVLSIFFFPLLGVITAPVTAPALIIVGVLMVSAIGDIDWKKFEIAVPAFLTIIAMPLTYSIATGIAIGFVFYPITMIVKGRAREIHPIMYLLFLVFILYFIFLA; encoded by the coding sequence GTGAAGAATTATTTCCAGTTTGACCAGTTAGGAACGAATTATAAGAGGGAGTTCATCGGCGGGCTGACCACCTTCCTGTCCATGGCCTATATCCTCATCGTCAATCCATTGACGTTGACGCTTCAATCAGTGCCCGATCTTCCGGATGCACTGCGTATGGACCAAGGTGCGGTCTTCGTTGCGACGGCTCTTGCCGCTGCAGTCGGTTCCCTCGTCATGGGACTCCTGGCCAAGTATCCCATAGCCCTTGCCCCGGGTATGGGGTTGAATGCTTTCTTTGCCTATAGTGTTGTGTTGACCATGGGGATCCCTTGGGAAACGGCCCTTACAGGCGTTCTATTCTCCGGATTGATCTTCATGGTACTGACATTATCGGGTATCCGCGAAACGATCATCAACTCCATTCCCGCCGAGCTGAAGCTTGCAGTAGGAGCGGGGATCGGCTTGTTCATCACCTTCGTCGGGTTCCAAAATTCCGGGATCATCGTTAAGGACGATGCGGTTCTTGTAGGACTTGGTAATCTGGCGAGCGGTCCGACACTTCTTGCAGTATTCGGTATCATCATAACAGTTATCCTTATGACCAGAGGTGTAAACGGAGCAATATTCATCGGGATGGTCGTGACAGCGATCGTCGGGATGATCGTCGGCTTGATTGATAAACCTGACGCGATCGTGAGTGCTGCCCCGAGCCTGGAGCCGACATTCGGTGCGGCTCTCGGTCCGATCTTCAATGACCCTGGTACGTTATTCACGCTTCAAATGCTCACCGTCATCCTGACCTTCCTGTTCGTTGATTTCTTCGATACAGCCGGAACCCTTCTGGCTGTAGCCAATCAGGCTGGACTGACAAAAGACAATAAACTCCCGCGTGCGGGTAAAGCATTGTTCGCAGACTCATGTGCAACCGTCTTTGGAGCGATTCTCGGAACATCCACAACTACTTCTTATATCGAGTCTTCTGCAGGGGTAGCGGCAGGAGCGAGAACAGGGTTCGCGTCGGTTGTCACAGGTCTCCTGTTCGTTCTCTCGATCTTCTTCTTCCCGCTTCTCGGCGTCATCACCGCGCCTGTGACGGCACCGGCCCTTATCATTGTGGGAGTGCTCATGGTATCTGCCATCGGGGATATCGACTGGAAGAAGTTCGAAATTGCTGTACCGGCATTCCTGACGATCATCGCCATGCCGCTGACTTACAGTATTGCTACAGGGATCGCCATCGGCTTCGTCTTCTATCCGATCACCATGATCGTGAAAGGTCGTGCGAGGGAGATTCACCCGATTATGTACCTCCTGTTCCTCGTCTTCATCCTGTACTTCATTTTCTTGGCATAA
- the glcT gene encoding glucose PTS transporter transcription antiterminator GlcT yields the protein MSILNVKKVLNNNVLIAEHTAYGEVVLIGKGIGFNRKKGDPIQNDIAEKMFVLKGEKEQEQYKNLLPFLNDDMSSIIISAIELIRERTNSFLNEHIHIALTDHILFAINRLMRGMEIRNPFLVETRTLYPFEYEVAREVVELINDHTEVNLPEGEIGFIALHIHSAMMNKDLSEINQHSQLIARLTGMIEQQLEVNIDRDSIDYVRLVRHIRYTIERVLRGERVEEPEKIANLLKEEYPLCYNLSWKLIKMMQQTLKKPVYDAEAVYLTMHLQRIQSKVK from the coding sequence ATGTCGATCTTGAACGTGAAGAAAGTACTGAATAATAATGTATTGATCGCCGAGCATACCGCGTACGGGGAAGTGGTCCTGATCGGCAAAGGGATCGGATTCAACCGGAAGAAGGGGGATCCCATACAGAATGATATTGCCGAGAAGATGTTCGTTCTGAAGGGGGAAAAGGAGCAGGAGCAATATAAGAATCTCCTCCCTTTCCTGAATGATGACATGTCGAGTATCATCATTTCGGCCATTGAACTGATACGGGAGAGGACCAATTCCTTCTTGAATGAGCATATCCATATTGCTCTCACCGACCATATCCTTTTTGCCATCAACCGCCTTATGAGGGGTATGGAGATCCGCAATCCGTTCCTCGTGGAGACGAGGACGCTGTACCCATTCGAATATGAAGTCGCCAGGGAAGTGGTTGAACTGATCAATGATCACACGGAAGTCAACTTGCCTGAAGGGGAGATCGGCTTCATCGCCCTTCATATACACAGCGCGATGATGAATAAAGATCTGTCAGAAATCAACCAGCATTCTCAGCTGATTGCACGGTTGACCGGCATGATCGAACAGCAGCTCGAAGTGAATATCGATAGGGACAGCATCGATTACGTGAGGCTCGTCCGCCATATCCGGTATACAATTGAAAGGGTTTTACGGGGTGAGCGAGTAGAAGAACCAGAAAAGATTGCAAACCTATTGAAAGAAGAATATCCACTCTGCTATAATCTATCTTGGAAGCTGATCAAGATGATGCAGCAAACATTGAAGAAACCAGTATATGATGCAGAAGCGGTCTATCTGACGATGCACCTGCAGCGTATTCAAAGTAAAGTGAAATAG
- a CDS encoding DUF2179 domain-containing protein, translating to MLQNSYIMVAIILVINIVYVSFFTTRMILTLKGYRYIAAFVSMFEIVIYVVGLGLVLDNLNQIQNVIAYAVGYGIGVIVGMKIEEKLALGYITVNVITKEYDKALPGQLRERGYGVTNWEANGLEGNRMALQILTPRKYEMRLYDTIKELDPKAFIIAYEPKTIHGGFWVKQVRSIRKGKIKK from the coding sequence TTGTTGCAGAATAGTTATATCATGGTCGCCATCATCCTTGTCATCAATATTGTGTATGTATCGTTTTTCACAACGAGGATGATCCTGACGTTGAAGGGGTATCGGTACATTGCCGCGTTTGTGAGCATGTTTGAGATTGTTATATATGTTGTCGGGCTTGGACTCGTCTTGGATAACCTCAATCAGATCCAGAATGTCATTGCCTATGCAGTGGGGTACGGGATCGGAGTCATCGTGGGGATGAAGATCGAGGAGAAGCTGGCTCTTGGATATATTACGGTGAATGTCATCACGAAGGAGTACGACAAGGCCCTTCCCGGTCAGCTTCGTGAACGGGGATACGGTGTGACGAACTGGGAGGCGAACGGACTTGAGGGGAATCGCATGGCGCTTCAGATCCTGACGCCGCGGAAGTATGAAATGAGGCTTTATGATACCATTAAGGAGCTCGACCCGAAGGCGTTCATCATTGCTTATGAGCCGAAGACCATCCACGGTGGATTCTGGGTGAAGCAGGTTCGGAGCATCCGAAAGGGGAAAATCAAGAAATGA
- a CDS encoding NETI motif-containing protein yields MSKKLLFEVKDGESIGDCLDRMKDQGYMPVRRMEKPVFEEQGKETYVPVKQTIVFEGKKIEE; encoded by the coding sequence ATGAGTAAGAAGTTGTTGTTTGAAGTGAAAGACGGTGAGTCGATCGGTGACTGCCTGGATCGCATGAAGGATCAAGGGTATATGCCGGTCAGGCGCATGGAGAAGCCGGTCTTTGAAGAACAGGGGAAAGAAACATATGTCCCTGTAAAACAGACAATTGTATTTGAAGGAAAGAAGATAGAGGAGTAA
- the purE gene encoding 5-(carboxyamino)imidazole ribonucleotide mutase yields MIGVIMGSTSDWETMKHACDVLDELDVPYEKCVVSAHRTPDYMFTYAEEARRRGVKVIIAGAGGAAHLPGMVAAKTTIPVIGVPVQSKALNGLDSLLSIVQMPGGVPVATVAIGKAGATNAGLLAAQILSVEDSRIEEALEARRDNLRQNVMESSDDLD; encoded by the coding sequence ATGATAGGTGTGATTATGGGAAGTACATCGGATTGGGAAACGATGAAGCATGCATGCGACGTATTGGATGAATTGGATGTTCCTTATGAAAAATGCGTTGTATCAGCACACAGGACGCCTGACTATATGTTCACATATGCAGAGGAAGCGCGACGACGCGGGGTCAAGGTCATCATTGCAGGTGCAGGGGGAGCAGCCCACCTGCCGGGCATGGTGGCGGCAAAGACCACGATTCCGGTAATCGGGGTGCCGGTGCAGTCGAAGGCATTGAACGGACTTGATTCCCTCCTCTCCATCGTCCAGATGCCAGGAGGGGTGCCTGTGGCGACAGTGGCGATTGGAAAGGCAGGGGCGACGAATGCCGGACTTCTGGCGGCCCAGATCCTCTCGGTTGAAGACAGCCGGATCGAAGAAGCTCTCGAGGCGAGAAGGGACAACTTGAGACAAAACGTAATGGAAAGCAGTGATGACCTTGACTAA